The following are encoded together in the Salvelinus fontinalis isolate EN_2023a chromosome 38, ASM2944872v1, whole genome shotgun sequence genome:
- the LOC129837242 gene encoding phosphatidylinositol-3-phosphatase SAC1-B yields the protein MATAYEKFNLHTTPEKFYIEACDDGTNDVLSIDRVSTEMILTVRKDIPPHAVTRPICGIMGTIRLVAGTYLIIITKKKKVGDLLGHAVWKAMDFDVISYKKTVLHLTDNQMQDNKAFLSMINSVLLTDGFYFATDYDLTHTLQRLANTSPEFQEMSLLERADQRFVWNGHLLREFMPQPELHRFAFPVVHGFIIMKSCCINGKIFDWNIISRRSCFRAGVRYYVRGIDSEGHAANFVETEQIVQYSGGKASFVQTRGSIPFYWSQRPNLKYKPKPQISKTIDHLDGFQRHFDSQIIIYGKQVILNLIDQKGSEKQLEQAFDKMVSSLGNGMVKYIAFDFHKECSRMRWHRLQLLVDMVTEMQDEYGYFLVDVDGNVLVQQEGMFRSNCMDCLDRTNVIQSLLARRSLQSQLERLGVLHMGQRIEDQADFEKIYKNAWADNANACAKQYAGTGALKTDFTRTGKRTQWGLVMDGWNSMIRYYKNNFSDGFRQDSIDLFLGNYAIDEADMTTPLHETKDWKFLTLPIIMVVAFSMCIICLLMAGDTWTETLAYVLFWGTASFVTAGVILFNGREFVDAPKLVQKEKMD from the exons ATGGCGACCGCCTACGAGAAATTCAACCT GCACACTACCCCAGAGAAGTTTTACATTGAGGCTTGTGATGACGGCACCAATGATGTATTGTCCATTGACAGGGTGTCCACAGAAATGATCCTCACCG TGAGGAAGGACATTCCTCCTCATGCGGTCACCAGGCCAATATGTGGGATCATGGGAACTATCCGTCTGGTGGCAG GCACGTACCTCATCATTATCACAAAGAAGAAGAAGGTGGGTGACCTGTTGGGCCATGCTGTGTGGAAGGCTATGGACTTTGATGTTATCTCTTACAAGAAGACTGTGCTGcacctgacagacaaccag ATGCAGGACAACAAAGCCTTCCTGTCCATGATCAACAGTGTTCTGCTCACAGACGGCTTCTACTTTGCTACAGACTATGACCTGACCCACACTCTGCAGAGACTTGCCAACACCAGCCCTGAGTTCCAGGAGATGAGCCTGCTGGAAAGG GCAGATCAACGGTTTGTGTGGAATGGTCATCTGTTGAGAGAATTCATGCCACAGCCAGAG CTGCACAGGTTTGCTTTCCCAGTTGTCCACGGCT TCATCATTATGAAGTCCTGCTGCATCAATGGGAAGATCTTTGACTGGAACATCATCTCCAGGCGGAGCTGCTTCAGGGCTGGAGTGCGTTACTACGTCAGAG GCATTGACTCAGAGGGTCATGCAGCTAACTTTGTGGAGACAGAGCAGATTGTCCAGTACAGCGGGGGCAAGGCCTCATTCGTACAGACCAGAGGCTCCATCCCCTTCTATTGGTCCCAAAGACCCAACCTCAAGTACAAACCAAAACCTCAGATCAGTAAAACCATCGACCAT CTGGATGGCTTCCAAAGGCATTTTGACTCGCAGATCATCATTTATGGAAAGCAAGTGATTTTAAATCTGATCGACCAGAAAGGCTCAGAGAAGCAATTGGAACAGGCCTTTGACAAAATGGTGTCCAGCTTGGGAAACGGCATGGTCAA GTACATAGCGTTTGACTTCCACAAGGAATGCAGTCGGATGAGGTGGCATCGCCTGCAGTTATTAGTCGATATGGTGACAGAGATGCAGGATGAGTATGG GTACTTCCTGGTTGATGTGGATGGGAACGTTCTGGTGCAACAGGAAGGGATGTTCCGCAGTAACTGCATGGACTGTCTGGACCGTACCAACGTCATCCAGAGTCTGCTGGCACGACGCTCACTGCAGTCACAGCTGGAG CGACTGGGAGTTCTCCACATGGGCCAGAGAATTGAAGATCAGGCCGACTTCGAGAAGATCTACAAAAATG CGTGGGCAGACAATGCCAATGCGTGTGCCAAGCAGTATGCTGGCACAGGGGCCTTGAAGACAGACTTCACAAG AACAGGGAAGAGGACACAATGGGGGCTGGTGATGGACGGCTGGAACTCCATGATCAGATACTACAAGAACAACTTCTCAGACGGCttcagacag GACTCTATTGATCTGTTCCTGGGTAACTATGCCATTGACGAGGCAGACATGACCACACCCCTTCACGAGACCAAAGACTGGAAGTTCCTCACG tTGCCCATAATCATGGTTGTGGCATTCTCCATGTGTATCATCTGCCTCCTCATGGCTG GTGACACGTGGACGGAGACCCTGGCGTATGTGCTGTTCTGGGGCACAGCTAGCTTCGTGACGGCCGGCGTCATCCTCTTCAACGGTCGGGAGTTTGTAGACGCGCCCAAGCTGGTCCAGAAGGAGAAGATGGACTGA